GCGGCTTGTTCATGAGAAGGGAGTGGATCTCATGATCCGCGCCCTGTTCGAATTAAAAGGCCAATGGCGCGCGATTGTGGTTGGCGACGGCCCGGAGCGGGGTAAACTCGAATCCATGCTTAGGGAACTCGGGCTTTCGGATCGAATCGAATTCGCTGGGTGGGTGGATCATTTTGAGATACCAGGTTTTCTCCAGCGCCTTCATACCCTTGTTCTTCCATCTAGAAGTGTTGAGCGCTGGAAAGAGCAGTTCGGCCATGTTCTCATCGAGGCGATGAGCGCGGGTGCTGTCGCAGTGGGTTCCAACTCGGGAGAGATTCCTCATGTCATCGGCGATGAGGGATTGATATTCCCAGAGGATGATGTGAACGCGCTCGCGGGCCATCTTCAAAAACTTCTCGATGAGCCCAAATTTCGGGGTCGCTTATCGACACTAGGTCGGCAGCGGGTGGTGCGGGAATATGGGTGGAGCGCCTTCGCAGAAAAAACGCACGAAATATATGAGCGAGCGATGGTGGCCCAAAAATTAAATGCTCCAGAGGGTGACGCATGAGCCGCATGGCCAAGGCAGCGAAAAATTCCGGATTGATATTCGTTGGTCGGGGCGTGGAGCGCTTGGTCCGAATTGCAGTGGTTGTTGTGCTCGCGCGGATGCTCGGCGCTCGCGGGTTTGGTGTCTACTCGTTCGCTTTTGCTTTTGCCGAGGTGTTTGCGATCTTCACCGACGCAGGGATTCACACGGTGTTGGTGCGGGAGATTGCAAAGGATCGCGATTCGGCACCACGCCTGCTGGGCAGCGCCCTGGTGCTCAAGGCGGCGATGGCCATCCTCGCATGGCTTGCCGCTTGGGTTGCCGCTATATGGACGATACCCGCAGGTGAGCCTCTTTGGTCTGCCCTGGTGGCCTCTTTTCTATTGTTTATTTCCTTTCGGGTGAATTCTTTCCGCATGATTCTCGATGCCCCTTTCGAGGCGGGGCTGCGCATGAAGGTGCCCGTTGTGCTGGGTGTTGGCAGTGAAATTTTCTCGGCCGCATGTCTTATTGCCGCCGCGCTGGCGCATTGGCCCATTCCGGCGCTCATCGCCGTTCAGCTTGTGACCTTTTTGCCGGGCTGCGTGATTCTTGCCTGGTACTTTTTCAAGGAAGTGAGGCCCGCTATTCGGTTTGCTCCCCGTGAATGGGCGGGGCTCCTTCGAATGGCTATCCCTATTGGGGCTGCAAATGTTTTCCTCATCGTTTATACGCGCTCGGACTTGTTGATGCTTGAATGGCTTGCGGGCGATTTTTCGGTTGGCATGTATTCAGCCGCGTACAAGTTAACGGGATCGCTCACAATCATTCCGACGGCGATTGCGATGTCGCTTCTGCCCCTCATTTCGAGTTCTTTTGAAGCCGGGGATCGTGAGAAAATTGGTGAAATGTATCGGGCGGCCATTTCTCTGGCG
The window above is part of the Nitrospinaceae bacterium genome. Proteins encoded here:
- a CDS encoding flippase, which encodes MSRMAKAAKNSGLIFVGRGVERLVRIAVVVVLARMLGARGFGVYSFAFAFAEVFAIFTDAGIHTVLVREIAKDRDSAPRLLGSALVLKAAMAILAWLAAWVAAIWTIPAGEPLWSALVASFLLFISFRVNSFRMILDAPFEAGLRMKVPVVLGVGSEIFSAACLIAAALAHWPIPALIAVQLVTFLPGCVILAWYFFKEVRPAIRFAPREWAGLLRMAIPIGAANVFLIVYTRSDLLMLEWLAGDFSVGMYSAAYKLTGSLTIIPTAIAMSLLPLISSSFEAGDREKIGEMYRAAISLAMALGLPVAFVGIFLSKSIISVVYGPEFAPSSAAVEILVVVSLLSFMLYVMTTTGVAVGKAGLFTAYAVSLAFLNGILNFILIPRFDFIGASWATLIAEGVMLSAGILVLKPVVGLPSGGAALRAVGCAIIASAPLIWSPAHVLVNLFISAVLYATLIFWGRGVTPEGIEAARSLLEPFLRRLKGNESK